The genomic stretch TATAATTCATGAAATAAAAGCAAAAGAGTTCATATATCTTATGTAGGTTTAAACTAAATGCATACCATGCtagaaaaaaagataaatactaGAAATGCTAACTAATGGAGCTTCTACTTTAATCCTCATGAAATGCAATAGGAAAATAAAAGATAGATCCTAAAAATTTCTCACAAAAATCTAAATTATTTAACCAAAAATTTGTTATAACCTAATCATCATTGTTAATAATAGCTATTGTATCTATTCTCTTTGCTAAATAATTGCCCATCTTTGCTAAATAATTATCCAACAAGCAGACTCCCCCTCTCTCTACCAATAACACCAGAGACTCTAAGAACATGCTTCTCTATCCCATTGCATGGTGGCACCACATGCACACACATCAAGGCACAAACCTAGATGTGTCGTCCCACACTGCACCTTGCCTTGCCTCCACCTCTGATTCCCCCACACCCTCCTCAACAATCAACATCAATGATTACAGACAACCAATGCCTTGGGCATGACTGCCAATGTATCATCACCAGTAGAAGCTTGagatggtgaaaataatggtgtcATGCTAGGTGTTGTTGCTGCCATGCCTGCTCCTTTGCCTGTGTAAGGCTTGTAAGTCACGGACAGATGCCTGCCTTATCTGTGTTTTTCGGTTCACTCCCTGCTGCAATGCTTCTTCCCACTTTTGTGTTAGGATGCGATATCTACAATTTTTAACTTCCAAATGTCCTAGCCAGAATTAACCTTTTGATTTGGAATTTCTCCGAGGTCCATTTTAGTTTCAAGTCCAAGTTGATGCTAAAGTTTCTTGCACCCTCTCTATATGTTTGTGATGGCAATTTAGAATGGTTGCACGTATTTTAGTTTATACCTAGACAACTTTTTCCAAGGAGTGTAAAATCACTTGCATTCCAAGGGTTTTCTTGTGCTGAACAAATTACAGTGAATTGCATTTACACGCAAAGAATTTCAGAGCATCTAATTAAGACCTTAGGGCCCTGTGTTTGGGTGTTTAGAAATTTTATGCACCTGTAAATGCAATACAACTGTAATTTGTTGTGCACAAGTAAACCATTGGAATGAAAATGATTTTTACACCCCTGGAAAAAGTTGTTTGGGTATATATTGAAATGCTTGTAGGTGTTCTGAAACTGCCATCTCAAgatcaagagagagagagagagagagagagagacagagagagagagcaagcaACGTTAGCATCAACTTGGATCTTGGAATTGAAATTGGATCTCAAGGTTTAGAACTAAAAATTTGAAGAACTACAAAGGAGAACACATTCCCTCGTCAGCAAACACATGGAAGAATTGTGAATCGGAGCATTTGAGAAATCAGAGCAGAGGAGACAAGAGAGTCGACGagtgaaagaaaagaaaaaccaaCTCATACTGCTCCATTGCCTGAATCATCAGAGGTTAGCAATGGAGTTGCTACGGTGGCCTTCTCTGCATGTGGTGGGCGCAATGAAGCGGCAGTGTTGGTGCACTCCGAGTGGCAGGAGAGGATGGTGACACTCGTGGATCTCGACGAGGAAGAAGGAGGTTAGGGCCATAGGACAGGGACGTAGTGGTGGCGGCCAATGATGATGGCAGTGACGACGTGCGCGAGGATGGAGCTAAGCTACACAAGCGGGAGGCGTGCCGATAGATGTCATTTTCTTTTCCAGACCTGAGAAGGAGTTTATTATTTTACACCGATTTTGACTCAATCCAAATGTAAAATAAATGTGCTCACTAGGCATCTAAACAGCCAATTTAGATTTGGGTTGTAAAAATTATTAGACCTGTAATTTACAAGTGTTTTTTTACTAAATACCGGCCTTCCAAACAAGCCCtagctgtttttttttatttgacgaAAACTGAATATAGTAGCTGTTGAATAAACGAAATGGTAAATTTGTTAAATCCGAGGGTCCTAGTTGGAGCAGTAGGAGTGCTCCTCAACACAAAGGTCTAGGTAGGGAATTTTGCCACTCCGCTGTTAATTCCATAAAAAATTTCAAACACAATGGGCTTGAATATATTCTACTCTCtctatctcaaattataaaacattctaagaatctttagAAAGTTAAAGCATCTTAAATTTgaataaatttatataataagataataaCACTTGTGACACCaattaagtatcattaggttcttcattaattatatttttataatatatatctatttaatttcataaatctttataattattgctataactttggtcaaactttgaaatgttttgacttttcaagattcttagaatgacaaaggccttgttagttctcaaaaaaaaaaatttacaatatttttcagattctccgtcatatcgaatcttgagtcacatgcatgaaacattaaatgtagataaaaaaattaactaattatacgatttacttgtaatttgtcaAGTAtatacgaaagtgctacagtgtttatttaaaaaaattagaactaaacaaagccttataatttgggatgaagggTATACTGCATACTGTTGTTATGCCAATGTTAGCAACGCGTGCGGATTCATCCCCGTGATCCAGTTTTTGTGATTCGGCGGCAGATACTACTTGAAGCAGATGACATGGCAGGGTGCAGCAGCTGATACGTGGTCAAACAGTCAAAGGCGGTCGCCAGTCTGGGGTCAGCTGGTCAAACACTGGTCTCCAGCCGTCAAAGCGTTGCGCGGGGGGTCGACGTGCAGACCCGCTGACGTGCGCAGCGCAGCCTGTCCGGCCCCACGTGCTCGATGCCCTTACTCTAATCACTTGAGTTTATTACTAATCCTTTCTGCTCTACTATAGGCACGGACCACCGAAAGCCACGCGCATTAGTTAGAAGATGACAAAGGTGAGAGCATCCTGACCGTCCGAGCAATGGGATCCAGCGGCTGCAATGGGCTACTTGACCGAGTCGTCTCTCGCTGCGCGCGCGTGCGCCACCCTCGTCACTCGTCACACTCGCGCCCCATGGCTGGAGCAAGAGCAAAAACGTAATCCGCGCGCACTCGTTCTCTGAACAGTTTATTTAAGAGGCGGCCTGGCACGTACTAATTCGGCATGTGCTGCTACTGATCGGCCCACGGCGCCCGGCGGCCATGTCAGTGTCAGTGGTGGAGGAAATGGTCCCCCGTCGACCGGTCTGCTGCTGTTGCATTCGGcggcaaaattttggttttttttctactgtagcactttcgtttttatttgacaaatattgtccaatcacggagtaactaggctcaaaagattcatctcataaatttcagataaactgtgtaattagtttttatttttatctttatttaatgctccatgcatgcgaccaaagattcgatgtgacgagaaatcttgaaaatttttacgaactaaacaaggccgataagtctttgctttgtccaaagTCCAAACACAACCTACGCCACCATAATAATCAAGGGAACCAAAGACTCGAATTATTATAATCTAGCATAATTATCAGCTTGCttgcttgagcttatcaatagccactcaacagtgtttttctcttacaacaaatcaaccaacaatactttctgtcatgacttatcagccaagtGTAATAATCCTATACGTAATCTAGATTATAATAATTCAATTATAATCCAAACGGGTCCTAAATGCAATTGCTATATAACGTATCTATTATAGATTTTTAACTGGTTtcttttatcatttgttgcctAATTGAAACTAGATAGGAAGAAATAGCATGCATGCATACCTAACTAATACATGCAATAAATTTGTTTATAAGAAAATCTGGTTGAAAGAGGTATATATATTCTAATTTGAGAGAAACCATCTACAGCACTTGGCAAGCCCATCACACATGGTGCTATCCAATTTCATTCCGGAAAGAGTCTTGGTAATAACACGTACAAGGCTTGTACCAAGTGGTTAGAATCCTAGGAAAATGGAAATGATTCCATACCTACTTCCTATGACGGCGGTGTGAGGTCAACAATTTTTTTTAATCACTCCTTTTATTTTTCTTCCTAaattattttttctagaaaacTTCTTTCTTAAATCATTTTACCAAAATAgttatatttttttcaaaaaaaaaactattcaaCCCTCATATTAAAATTATTTAaacgtttttttaaaaaaacttgtTTTCTATAAACTTTTAATTGAATTCTATTTTTTTAGTATTCTATTTTCGTCTTTCCATTTTTCTATTTGTTCTTAGATTTTGTAGAATGACTATGCTGATGAAGAATTGAGCAACATAAGGCCCACTATCAACatccatggccttgtttagttaccaaaattttttgtaaaaattttcagattcttcgtcacatcgaatcttgtagcacatgcatgaagcattaaatatagataaaataaataaccaattatacagtttaactataatttacgagacaaatcttttgagcctagttagtccataattggacaatatttgttaaatacaaacgaaagtgctacaatgtctattttaccaattttttggaactaaacaaggcccatgttACTATGATGACATCAAAGTCATATCTTGAATTAATCCTTCTTTGCCTAAGATGACTGAAAATAGCAACTAAGATCAAAAGTATTTTTCTTACAAAACTTTATTGAAAAACTTACTCCCTTCATATTAGAACAATAACCATATCTTATATGGAGAAAATTTAaacttcataaacttttatcaaTAATTATTCAAAATTATATgattatataaaatcttaggacATAAAACTTCCATTAATAGTTTTCCATTCAAAGTACCTATAAGATGATATTGATGCCTATTCAAAACTTGCATTAATAGATCAACAtaattttgtttgacttttctCTAATCTAAATATGACTATTATTTCAAGATAGAGGGAGTATCATTAAACTTCTTTAAAAAGTTAATTATAAACCTATAAAATTGTTTTattgtttttgtaaaaaaatcATTTTTTCTATGAAATTTTTCTATTGTATTTTTTTGAGACTAGATCGTTCACTTGAGCATGGGTTTTCATACCTCATATTTGTGGACCAACGACGGTTGATAAGTACTTATTTGTAGTTATCGACAGTCGTTGGTCCACAAATATGACTCTATGTTAAATAATAACCATGGAGTTAAATATGTACACAAAAAATTTGTAGTCGGTCCACAAATATGTAGTTATCAACATTATTTGTAGTTGTACACCTACAAAAATCACTcgtgtgtgttaaatatgtagACAAAAATTTAGGTACTACAAAATCAATCCAGTATAAATCTCTAAACAAGTTCGGTGACCCGCACCGCGAGCCGCAAGGCCGCAAACGAAGCAGCCCAGCACACTGAAGCCCATGTCGCAGAAACACGCAACTACCCTCATCAAATCCCTGTGCGCGCGCGGCGCGGTCCGGCACGCGCGCGCCTTGTTCGACGAAATGCCTGACCGGGACGTAGTGGCGTGGACGGCCATGCTGTCCGGCTACGCATCCAGCGGCCGCCACCGTGAGGCGCTAGACTTATTCCGGTCCATGGCCGCGGCCGGCGTCATCCCCAATGAGTTCACGCTGTCCAGCGTCCTGACTGCCTGCcgtgccgccggcggcggcggcgcagcgtCGATCCATGCCCTCGCTTTGCGGCGGGGCGTGGACCACATGCCGTATGTCGTGAACGCGCTCATCGATGCATACGCATCCCGCGGAGGCGGGGACGGCCTCGTGGACGCGAGGTGTCTGTTTGATGCGCTCGGGGAAGGACGCACGGCCGCGTCGTGGACGTCCATGATAGCCGGTTATGCTCGTTGGGGACAGGAGAACACGGGGCTACAGTTGTTCCAAAATATGATTCAGGTTATCTCTTCACCTTGCGATGTATGAATTCGACATCTCTATTGCTCTTTTTAGAACGAATGTTGAAATACGGAGTATCTCACAATGTTTTTTTAATAAACAAAATGTGTCATGTATATAGTGCTCAAACAAAATTTagcctttattttttttttgttttatgatTAAGGACATAGAAGAGGAACCGTCTATACTTTGTAAACTTCAGTGAAAAGGCAGGATCCTTATGATTTGAACAATGCTAGTTGTCAATATTggattaattcttctatgatgcTAAATATATTCTTAGTACAAGTAGCATATGCTGATTATTGAAGTATTCAACTATCAAAGTATTAGTATACTCCTCTATAGCAATGGCATTATTGTAGCCAGGAAATGTCGTCTTGTCAGACTTGGTTGTGgaatttttgttgtagcttccaTGTTTAGTGTCTCGAAAAAACAATATTTGTTTTCATGATCCAGTAGCTGTTGTTTCTCCAGTGCAGGATGATGTTGAGCTGAGTCCGTTCACCTGCTCTATTGCAATCCATGCATGTTCTTTAGTAGGTAACTTATATTTTGGACAGCAAATTCATGTACTCTCCATAAGGAAAGCTCTTGGAGCGAACCTTGCTGTTGCAAATTCTCTGGTTGACTTGTACTGCACTTGTGCAAGCATACTGGATGCAAGGAGGCTTTTTGATGAAATGCCTGAAAGAAACTTGGTCACCTGGAATACCATTATTGTTGGACATAGCCGGCGTGATCCTCTAATGGCCATGCAACTTCTTGTCAACATGGATATTGAACCAAATTGCTTGACTCTAACTAGCATCACCTCAGCATGTGCTGGTCTTTCAGCTCTGAGATGTGGCCAGCAGGTCCATGGGGCTGTACTCCGGAGAAACTATGGTTATGACCTAAAAGTTTCCAATGCCCTTGTGGACATGTACTCCAAATGTGGAAACATTTTTAATGCTAAGAAGGTATTCAACATGATGACTTGCAAGGACATATTATCATGGACATCAATGATTGGTGGGTATGGGATGAATGGCTATGTGAACGAGGCCATCAAGCTGTTTAATTCCATGGTTCATGCTGGGATTCATCCAGACCATGTGGTGTTCTTGGGCCTGATCAGTGCTTGCAGCCATGCTGGTTTAGTAGATGAAGGATGGAACCTTTTCAGGTCAATGTTATTGGAGTATAATATTCAGCCTAACAAGGAGATTTATGGTTGTGTCATCAATCTTCTTGGTCGTGCAGGGAGGCTGAGAGAAGCTTTTATCCTCATTGATACAATGCCACTCACTCCTGATGAATATATCTGGGGAGCATTGCTTGGTGCTTGCAAGATGCACAGGAATCTAGAGCTGGGCAGACTAGCTGCAGGGAAAATAATTGAGATTAACCCTGATGCAGTGAAGACTTACATCCTGCTTGCAAACATATGTGCTGCAGATAGCAAATGGGGTGAGTATGCTGCCACAAGGGTGTTGTTGAGGGGCACAGGAAGCAGTAAGGAAGTAGGAATGAGTTGGATAGAGTTATCAGATAAGATGTATACCTTTAGCACAGCTGACAGTAGCAGTCCTCAAGTTAGTTTGGCAGATGAGGTATTGCAGATCTTAGTCCAACACATGGATGAAGCTGGAAGTGAATTTATTGACAATATTTGTAGAGGTGCATGATTCCTTAAATGGTTCGTCCATTTTTAGTCAAATGTTGTAAAAATCGATTCTGGATGTTGATGCTCTCTGATAGCACTCAATTTCTGGAGGTTTGAGTTCGGATAAAACCTATCCAGAACCAAACAAACTACTTATGCAACATAAATAAATTTTGACTGAGGTAAGACCAACTTAAAGAACTAGTAGTTTGGCCATATTATTTTCTTTTGTATACCTTCTCTTTTACTTTCATCATTTCACGGTAATCTCACTTACATTTTTGGAGAAAGGTAATGTGACTCGTGTTTCAGTTTACTCCTGTTATACAATTGCAGTATCAAATTTGAATTAACGATTCATGTCATTTTCTAACTGGTGACAGACCATCATATGATTTCTAAGGATGAGAAACATGGGCCTAGAACTGAATTCATCTTTCAGCAAATTAATTCTGGTAGTTCTGACATGGTGATAAATTGGTTTTGTTCAATACTATTTCATTAACTGCACTTATTAAATCCTAGGCATGTCACTTTGTTACTTGCCAGCTGAGAATCTTAACTTATTTATTGTTAAAGGTGTTTTTCTTGCTCGAAATCATTAAGTTGCCTATGCAGTGGGAAAGGTTGGGCATCTGTTTCTCCAAAAGTTTTAATGGTTGTCTTCTCTCTTCTGTTTCTCTCTGGGTTCTGGCCCATGTAGGCCTTAGCCCTTTTGGCCCATACTTTGCATACTTGTAACCTAGACCGAGTGGAACTGTGTGTGAGGTCATTCTTCCCTAACAATCTATAGTTTTGTACTCAACAGATATGCAGCGCTGGCCATCTGGAAGGGACTAACTTAAGATCCAAAGTCAACAGCAGAGCTGCTGATGGAGTTCAAGTTGTCTGTTTGTAGGGAGATTATTTGGCTATTGTACATTTGAGATGAATTTAACTATAGAATTGTAGTCCAATGATGACATCAATGTCATATGTGGTGATGAGTGGGTGGTAGACATGATAGCAAAAGGTTTGTATTTTCCTAAACAGTTGAGATTTTACTCATATTTGGTCGGTGCCCAGGCTACAGATTTAGGGTCTTCCATTCTGAACTCTGAAGTAACCATAAGTAAATTTTCAAGAGCTGTGTATTTTTATGTGTATCCTGTGCTTTCAGCTTCCTCCTATGTTTCTTTGTTGATCTAGTAGTGTTTTTTTGGGTGATTGTTAAATGCTAATGCTGATGTGCAGTTTACTAGCTCTGTAAGGCATTAACTATCTGAAAATTCTGCAGGCTGAAGAAAGAAGTacgatactccctccattccaaattataaggcattttggcttttctaggtacATTGTTTTTGCTATGTTTTTAGACATACACTATATTTAAGTGCATAACAAAATCTAtgaatctagaaaagccaaaacgtcttatttggaatagagggagtacgTTTTTAAGTAAATTGGATCACAGGTTTCTGAAATTGTTTAGGTACAACCTTGATTATATTCATGCGCTTCTAGGCTTCGAAATTTGAAACTATTTGAATCCAAAACTGAATGTTTGGACATGTAGTTGGCAGGTTTTAAACAAAAGAGAATTACTGAAACTGAGCAAGGACCAGGAACTTACAGTGAGATTTGCTCTTGTCTTTTGTACCGTGACTTGGGGCTGATATCCTAGAAGACCAGCTTTACTCAATGCTGTTATATTTCTGTAATTATATTCAGCGCAGCACTATCAAGTAGTCAAATTTTGTCTTCCTCATGTTCATATTAATGCTAACACTTCTTGCTGATTTTACTGGGTTTTGTCTGATTGTTTTATAGTTAAATTTTTATTGTGTATCCCTCGAATGTGAAGATACTTTCATGTATTTTGATTTCGTATACTCATTGATTTGATTTTTGTCATGACCTAGAGAAttgtgattttagatgaatacaTGAGACCCAAGATACTATCTTGCAATCTTTATTAGTTATTATTACTAGTATGTTCTACTTGTTTGCATAGAAGATTGGTTTTGTTTAATTTGAGTTCTGGTTTGCAGTCTATTACCAGTGATTTTCTTGGTAATCAAAGAAGTGGCTGCTACATGGAATGTGTTGGCACTCACTCCATTGCTTCACATCCTCAAATGACCAGTTATTCGGTAAGCATATGGAAGTAATTTTGGCCTTGGTGCAATGCTCTTGTTGGTACCAGAATGTACTTAATCTGCATTTCTAATTTAGGCACCGGGCACACATAGAAGCAGCAGTACTGATGCAAGAATGATGCCATACATTATACTAAGACTAGCATATGCCTTTTTTTGCATATATCAACTGACATTTATGCTCATGTACAGAACTTAAAAGTACCTATAATTCTCAATGCTATACAAGACAATCAGACCTGCTGACTCATGATAGGGTGCATATATAGAGTTTCTAAACAACCGACCAAAAATCCAAAACCAGCAGATAGAAAGATTAATTATTTCCATCAAGTAGTGCCTGTACCGTGATATATTCTCATCTAACAATATTGACATATGTTACTGCTTTGTATCCACAACCCCTTCATTTCCTGCTAGAATCAGGTATTTGTCCTTGCGAGTTAGTTTAGTGGGTTCAAACTCAAGAGCCCTACCAATCTCGCCC from Sorghum bicolor cultivar BTx623 chromosome 3, Sorghum_bicolor_NCBIv3, whole genome shotgun sequence encodes the following:
- the LOC8060314 gene encoding putative pentatricopeptide repeat-containing protein At1g56570 isoform X1, whose protein sequence is MSQKHATTLIKSLCARGAVRHARALFDEMPDRDVVAWTAMLSGYASSGRHREALDLFRSMAAAGVIPNEFTLSSVLTACRAAGGGGAASIHALALRRGVDHMPYVVNALIDAYASRGGGDGLVDARCLFDALGEGRTAASWTSMIAGYARWGQENTGLQLFQNMIQDDVELSPFTCSIAIHACSLVGNLYFGQQIHVLSIRKALGANLAVANSLVDLYCTCASILDARRLFDEMPERNLVTWNTIIVGHSRRDPLMAMQLLVNMDIEPNCLTLTSITSACAGLSALRCGQQVHGAVLRRNYGYDLKVSNALVDMYSKCGNIFNAKKVFNMMTCKDILSWTSMIGGYGMNGYVNEAIKLFNSMVHAGIHPDHVVFLGLISACSHAGLVDEGWNLFRSMLLEYNIQPNKEIYGCVINLLGRAGRLREAFILIDTMPLTPDEYIWGALLGACKMHRNLELGRLAAGKIIEINPDAVKTYILLANICAADSKWGEYAATRVLLRGTGSSKEVGMSWIELSDKMYTFSTADSSSPQVSLADEICSAGHLEGTNLRSKVNSRAADGVQVVCL
- the LOC8060314 gene encoding putative pentatricopeptide repeat-containing protein At1g56570 isoform X2; this encodes MSQKHATTLIKSLCARGAVRHARALFDEMPDRDVVAWTAMLSGYASSGRHREALDLFRSMAAAGVIPNEFTLSSVLTACRAAGGGGAASIHALALRRGVDHMPYVVNALIDAYASRGGGDGLVDARCLFDALGEGRTAASWTSMIAGYARWGQENTGLQLFQNMIQDDVELSPFTCSIAIHACSLVGNLYFGQQIHVLSIRKALGANLAVANSLVDLYCTCASILDARRLFDEMPERNLVTWNTIIVGHSRRDPLMAMQLLVNMDIEPNCLTLTSITSACAGLSALRCGQQVHGAVLRRNYGYDLKVSNALVDMYSKCGNIFNAKKVFNMMTCKDILSWTSMIGGYGMNGYVNEAIKLFNSMVHAGIHPDHVVFLGLISACSHAGLVDEGWNLFREAERSFYPH